The proteins below are encoded in one region of Planctopirus limnophila DSM 3776:
- a CDS encoding TolC family protein → MTRSGQAWMLVGCLVIAGCSTARTSVVRSISPASSSVEKSTVANHKISEENTTGKETSSRYTTNKTAFPPEIPEDPVPAEETSSTIQLANSEVLDAEPAGATAAEQTAALQGASSPPGQVSTPPAGGGDEFMEGSLLPGKIRQEIPPSPGNADEIPIVGDERVSPPLVLNSVIDSVYMSFPLLRNALYGRNIANGANLAAQGAFDLKLNADLNNQPLGYYQTYRNGVDIAQPVLQNGGEVIAGYRAGRGNFEPWYGNRETNDGGEFMAGLAIPLLQNRAIDKRRAELWITQVGQSKVEPEIKTQLLQFIRDSTIAYWEWVAAGQGLRVARELQALALDRDQQIRATVQEGDRPESDIIDNQRLIVARQVKLIEAEQKLQSSAVKLSLYLRDAAGNPFIPSNSMLPARFPTPMLVTPEVLEADIAFATSRRPELLALDFDRQQLSIELLKAQNELLPTLGAHVLAKKDVGGPTSSINDKGPFQGEAGLQFTVPLQRRNANGKIMMVEGKLAQNMAKRQFTADKISVEVRTAVIALENAYRAIGQASASVRLNEEMQRFETIRLNEGASDLLRLNLREQATFDARVQEVLALLGYFAAEADYKAATAAELPEEILVPAN, encoded by the coding sequence ATGACGCGATCCGGACAAGCATGGATGCTTGTTGGTTGCCTGGTGATAGCCGGATGCTCAACCGCTCGTACAAGTGTGGTTCGCTCCATCTCACCAGCATCGTCGTCGGTCGAGAAATCGACCGTCGCCAATCACAAGATCTCCGAAGAAAACACCACCGGCAAAGAGACCAGTTCTCGATACACAACCAACAAAACTGCCTTCCCACCTGAAATTCCAGAAGATCCGGTGCCTGCGGAAGAGACCTCATCCACGATTCAACTTGCCAATTCTGAAGTGCTGGATGCAGAACCTGCAGGTGCAACGGCTGCTGAGCAGACCGCTGCTTTACAGGGAGCATCGTCCCCACCAGGTCAAGTCAGCACACCTCCCGCCGGTGGAGGCGATGAGTTTATGGAGGGATCCTTGCTCCCCGGAAAGATCCGCCAGGAGATTCCTCCCAGCCCCGGGAATGCCGATGAGATTCCTATCGTAGGTGATGAGCGAGTCAGTCCACCCCTGGTACTCAACAGTGTCATCGACTCGGTCTACATGTCGTTTCCTCTTTTAAGGAATGCACTTTATGGCCGCAATATTGCCAATGGAGCCAATCTCGCTGCCCAGGGAGCTTTCGACCTCAAGCTGAATGCTGATTTGAATAACCAGCCCCTGGGTTACTACCAGACGTATCGGAATGGTGTCGATATTGCCCAGCCCGTGCTCCAGAATGGTGGAGAAGTGATTGCCGGGTATCGCGCGGGTCGTGGTAACTTTGAACCATGGTACGGAAATCGCGAAACCAACGATGGGGGCGAGTTCATGGCTGGCCTGGCGATCCCACTTTTGCAGAACCGTGCGATTGATAAACGCCGCGCTGAACTCTGGATTACTCAGGTTGGTCAATCAAAAGTCGAACCAGAGATTAAAACCCAGCTCCTGCAATTTATTCGTGATAGTACAATTGCCTATTGGGAATGGGTGGCCGCAGGGCAGGGGCTGCGAGTGGCTCGTGAGCTGCAGGCACTGGCACTGGATCGAGATCAACAGATCCGCGCGACAGTCCAGGAAGGTGATCGTCCCGAATCAGACATTATTGATAACCAGCGTTTAATTGTTGCCAGACAGGTCAAGCTGATTGAAGCGGAACAAAAGCTTCAAAGCTCGGCCGTCAAGCTCTCACTCTATTTGAGAGATGCTGCTGGCAATCCCTTTATCCCTTCCAACAGCATGCTGCCTGCGAGGTTTCCAACTCCGATGCTGGTGACACCCGAGGTACTGGAAGCCGATATTGCCTTCGCTACCTCTCGCCGGCCGGAATTGCTGGCACTCGATTTCGACCGTCAGCAATTGTCTATCGAGTTATTAAAGGCACAGAACGAACTGTTACCCACATTGGGTGCCCATGTCCTGGCCAAAAAAGATGTCGGCGGGCCAACCAGCTCGATCAATGATAAAGGTCCCTTCCAGGGAGAAGCCGGCTTGCAGTTTACCGTTCCTCTGCAACGTCGAAACGCCAACGGCAAAATCATGATGGTCGAAGGGAAGCTGGCTCAGAATATGGCCAAACGCCAATTCACGGCTGATAAAATTTCCGTCGAAGTTCGCACTGCCGTCATTGCCCTGGAAAATGCCTATCGTGCCATTGGTCAGGCCAGTGCTTCTGTCCGTCTCAACGAAGAGATGCAACGATTTGAAACCATTCGATTAAATGAGGGCGCGAGCGATCTCTTGAGATTGAACCTGCGCGAGCAGGCCACCTTTGATGCTCGTGTTCAGGAAGTTCTCGCCCTGCTAGGTTACTTCGCCGCAGAGGCTGACTATAAGGCCGCAACTGCGGCTGAACTCCCCGAAGAAATCCTGGTTCCCGCCAACTAA
- a CDS encoding TlpA family protein disulfide reductase, translating to MTSKAGWTGVLLAFVFVLLVADSRKALAQPPLPKNPGQWVNSQPLSYEQLRGKAVYLVFFEETCPKCRAAWPDILSAAKSNEKLPVVFIAVNSGTQRAEVERYAQQVKINWPIIVDTDRSFEKEFASSSVGEISLQNIRQIRGISAAGKIESLPYDDYSDAIKGLAQGATWKVERAEVPPEMIPLWQQVEFGAYGGVAQPLKKAALSNRPEVKSVAEKMLAVVDAERQELENEALASAEAGNKFKAYELLLKLNDTFKGYPLSDGAAKLKKDLPKDPQVKSGLAALKQIQNIERQLANAKPQLKEKLGEQLSKMVTDYPETQLATHAAALLKGAGLDVPEAGGAAGSQNPPAIKSGTF from the coding sequence ATGACCAGTAAGGCCGGTTGGACCGGTGTGCTGTTGGCCTTCGTATTCGTTCTGCTGGTGGCTGATTCTCGTAAGGCTCTGGCCCAGCCCCCCTTGCCTAAAAATCCGGGTCAGTGGGTCAATTCACAGCCATTGAGCTACGAACAGCTTCGTGGGAAAGCAGTTTATCTGGTGTTCTTCGAAGAAACCTGCCCCAAATGTCGGGCCGCCTGGCCCGATATCCTTTCGGCTGCTAAATCGAATGAAAAGCTGCCTGTTGTCTTCATCGCAGTGAACTCTGGAACACAGCGAGCGGAAGTCGAGCGATATGCTCAGCAGGTAAAAATCAACTGGCCGATCATCGTCGATACGGATCGCAGCTTTGAAAAAGAATTCGCCAGCAGTTCCGTGGGAGAAATCAGCCTGCAGAACATTCGCCAGATTCGCGGAATCAGCGCTGCTGGGAAAATTGAGAGCTTGCCTTACGACGACTACAGCGATGCCATCAAGGGACTCGCCCAGGGTGCCACATGGAAAGTCGAACGTGCGGAAGTCCCACCGGAAATGATTCCTCTGTGGCAACAGGTTGAATTTGGTGCTTACGGCGGTGTTGCCCAGCCACTGAAAAAGGCGGCCCTTTCCAATCGCCCTGAGGTCAAATCGGTGGCAGAAAAAATGCTCGCAGTGGTCGATGCCGAGCGGCAGGAATTAGAAAACGAAGCATTGGCTTCCGCCGAAGCGGGCAACAAGTTCAAGGCTTATGAGCTACTGCTCAAATTGAACGATACTTTTAAGGGCTACCCGCTTTCAGATGGTGCTGCCAAGTTAAAGAAAGATCTGCCGAAAGATCCCCAGGTGAAATCTGGGCTGGCTGCGCTTAAGCAGATTCAGAATATTGAGCGACAGCTGGCCAATGCCAAGCCCCAGCTTAAGGAAAAGCTGGGTGAACAATTATCAAAGATGGTCACTGATTATCCTGAAACACAGTTGGCCACTCATGCGGCGGCACTGCTTAAAGGAGCCGGTTTAGATGTTCCAGAGGCAGGTGGCGCGGCAGGTTCGCAAAATCCCCCTGCCATCAAATCGGGAACCTTTTAA